The proteins below are encoded in one region of Streptomyces cyanogenus:
- a CDS encoding DNA polymerase III subunit alpha — protein MPGFAHLHTVSGFSLRYGASHPERLAERAAERGMDALALTDRDTLAGTVRFAKACAGAGVRPLFGVDLAVEAREAVRRERRRTPVRGGAFVDESAPRATFLARDGARGWADLCGLVTAAHAGEGVPLLPWAGNQGDGLVVLLGPGSDVGRALAAGRPDRAAELLVPWREVYGDALRLEAVWHGRTGTGAGSLRLAARTVGFAAEQGVRPVLSNAVRYADPGQGPVADVLDAARRLVPIDPRAELDSGEAWLKDGQAMLHVAERVVEAAGYRRDTALRLLEQTRATAAECRVDPEGDLGMGSVHFPEAHLVGAGRRTAQRALASRAVAGMLRLGYAGRRAYWERMHHELDIIAHHGFASYFLTVAQVVDDVRGMGIRVAARGSGAGSLVNHLLGIAHADPVEHGLLMERFLSKERVVLPDIDIDVESARRLEVYRAIIGRFGAERVATVSMPETYRVRHAIRDVGAALSMDPAEIDRIAKSFPHIRARDARAALAELPELKQLAGETRREGAKYGRLWELVEALDALPRGVAMHPCGVLLSDASLLARTPVVPTSGEGLPMSQFDKEDVEDLGLLKLDVLGVRMQSAMAHAVAEVERVTGERIDLDAVPPGDPETYRLIRSTETLGCFQIESPGQRDLVGRLQPSTFHDLVVDISLFRPGPVAADMVRPFIEARHGRAPVRYPHPDLEEPLKGTYGVVVFHEQVIDIVALMTGCGRGEADRVRRGLSEPESQGRIRVWFAQQAAARGYDAETIRRTWEIVEAFGSYGFCKAHAVAFAVPTYQSAWLKAHHPAAFYAGLLTHDPGMYPKRLLLADARRRGVPILPLDVNVSGVAHRIELVSESPEVWGLRLALCDVHGISEAEAQRIADGQPYASLLDFWERARPSRPLAGRLAQVGALDAFGANRRDLQLHLTELHRGARSGGGGQLPLAGGRKTAPAGLPDLSAAERLSAELGVLSMDASRNLMDDYRTFLDELGVVSARRLREARHGETVLVAGAKAATQTPPIRSGKRVVFSTLDDGTGLVDLAFFDDSHDACAHTVFHSWLLLVRGVVQRRGPRSLSVVGSAAWNLAELVEVRHAEGLDGVAARLAGPSGTDGSPAGDDGGSLRARLAGCEGLPAPAGSAARDPVADRTIRMPTGYEMHPWADLRPAGQDAAQGPAAIRKLWHQSPGSAG, from the coding sequence GTGCCGGGCTTCGCGCATCTGCACACCGTCTCCGGGTTCTCCCTGAGGTACGGGGCGTCCCATCCGGAGCGGCTGGCCGAGCGCGCCGCGGAGCGGGGAATGGACGCCCTGGCCCTGACCGACCGCGACACCCTCGCCGGTACCGTGCGTTTCGCCAAGGCGTGCGCCGGGGCCGGCGTGCGTCCGCTGTTCGGGGTGGACCTGGCGGTGGAGGCGCGGGAGGCCGTACGGCGTGAGAGGCGGCGTACGCCGGTGCGCGGTGGTGCCTTCGTGGACGAGTCGGCCCCCCGGGCGACCTTCCTCGCCCGGGACGGCGCCCGGGGCTGGGCCGACCTGTGCGGGCTGGTCACGGCGGCGCACGCGGGGGAGGGGGTCCCGCTGCTTCCGTGGGCCGGCAACCAGGGCGACGGTCTGGTGGTGCTGCTCGGGCCGGGGTCGGACGTGGGGCGGGCGCTCGCCGCCGGGCGCCCCGACCGGGCGGCGGAACTGCTCGTGCCGTGGCGCGAGGTCTACGGCGACGCGCTGCGACTGGAGGCCGTCTGGCACGGGCGTACGGGTACGGGGGCCGGTTCCCTGCGGCTGGCGGCCCGTACCGTCGGGTTCGCCGCCGAGCAGGGGGTGCGGCCGGTGCTCAGCAACGCCGTCCGGTACGCCGATCCCGGGCAGGGGCCGGTCGCCGACGTACTGGATGCCGCACGGCGTCTGGTGCCGATCGACCCCCGGGCGGAGCTGGACTCCGGCGAGGCCTGGCTGAAGGACGGGCAGGCCATGCTGCACGTGGCCGAGCGGGTCGTGGAGGCCGCCGGGTACCGGCGGGACACCGCCCTGCGACTGCTGGAGCAGACCCGGGCCACGGCCGCCGAGTGCCGGGTCGACCCCGAGGGCGACCTGGGGATGGGGAGTGTGCACTTTCCCGAGGCGCACCTCGTCGGCGCCGGCCGGCGCACCGCGCAGCGGGCGCTCGCCTCGCGGGCGGTGGCGGGCATGCTGCGGCTCGGGTACGCCGGGCGGCGCGCGTACTGGGAGCGGATGCACCACGAGCTGGACATCATCGCCCATCACGGCTTCGCCTCCTACTTCCTGACGGTCGCCCAGGTCGTCGACGACGTACGCGGGATGGGGATCCGGGTGGCCGCCCGGGGCTCCGGTGCCGGGTCGCTCGTCAACCACCTGCTGGGGATCGCGCACGCCGATCCGGTCGAGCACGGGCTGCTGATGGAGCGCTTCCTCTCCAAGGAGCGTGTGGTGCTGCCCGACATCGACATCGATGTGGAGTCCGCGCGGCGGCTGGAGGTCTACCGGGCGATCATCGGCCGGTTCGGCGCGGAGCGGGTGGCGACCGTGTCCATGCCGGAGACCTACCGGGTGCGGCACGCGATCCGGGACGTGGGGGCCGCGCTGTCCATGGACCCGGCCGAGATCGACCGGATCGCCAAGTCCTTCCCGCACATCCGGGCGCGTGACGCCCGTGCCGCGCTGGCCGAGCTGCCCGAGCTGAAGCAGCTGGCCGGGGAGACGCGGCGGGAGGGTGCGAAGTACGGCAGGCTGTGGGAGCTGGTGGAGGCTCTCGACGCCCTGCCGCGCGGGGTCGCCATGCACCCGTGCGGGGTGCTGCTGTCGGACGCCTCCCTGCTCGCCCGTACGCCGGTGGTGCCGACCAGCGGTGAGGGGCTGCCCATGTCGCAGTTCGACAAGGAGGACGTGGAGGACCTCGGCCTGCTCAAGCTGGATGTGCTGGGCGTGCGGATGCAGTCGGCGATGGCGCACGCGGTCGCCGAGGTGGAGCGGGTGACCGGGGAGCGGATCGACCTGGACGCGGTGCCGCCGGGGGACCCGGAGACGTACCGGCTGATCCGGTCCACCGAGACGCTGGGCTGCTTCCAGATCGAGTCGCCGGGACAGCGGGACCTGGTGGGGCGGCTGCAGCCGAGCACCTTCCACGATCTGGTGGTCGACATCTCGCTGTTCCGGCCCGGCCCCGTCGCCGCCGACATGGTGCGGCCGTTCATCGAGGCGCGGCACGGGCGGGCGCCGGTGCGCTATCCGCACCCGGACCTGGAGGAGCCGCTGAAGGGGACGTACGGGGTCGTCGTCTTCCACGAGCAGGTCATCGACATCGTCGCCCTCATGACCGGCTGCGGCCGGGGCGAGGCCGACCGGGTGCGGCGCGGGCTGTCCGAACCGGAGTCGCAGGGGCGGATCAGGGTGTGGTTCGCCCAGCAGGCGGCGGCCAGGGGATACGACGCGGAGACGATCCGGCGGACCTGGGAGATCGTGGAGGCCTTCGGGTCGTACGGCTTCTGCAAGGCGCACGCCGTCGCCTTCGCCGTACCCACCTACCAGTCGGCGTGGCTGAAGGCGCATCACCCGGCCGCCTTCTACGCCGGGCTGCTCACGCACGACCCCGGGATGTACCCGAAGCGGCTGCTGCTGGCGGACGCCCGGCGGCGCGGGGTGCCGATCCTGCCGTTGGACGTGAACGTCTCCGGGGTCGCACACAGGATCGAACTGGTGTCTGAATCACCGGAGGTGTGGGGGCTGCGGCTCGCCCTCTGCGACGTCCACGGCATCAGCGAGGCCGAGGCGCAGCGGATCGCGGACGGGCAGCCGTACGCCTCCCTGCTGGACTTCTGGGAACGGGCCCGGCCCAGCAGGCCGCTGGCCGGACGGCTGGCCCAGGTGGGCGCGCTGGACGCCTTCGGCGCCAACCGGCGCGACCTGCAACTGCACCTGACCGAACTGCACCGCGGCGCCCGGAGCGGTGGCGGCGGTCAACTCCCGCTGGCGGGCGGGCGGAAGACCGCCCCGGCCGGGCTGCCGGACCTGTCCGCCGCGGAGCGGCTCAGCGCCGAGCTGGGGGTGCTGTCCATGGACGCCTCGCGCAATCTGATGGACGACTACCGCACGTTCCTCGACGAGCTGGGCGTGGTCTCCGCGCGCCGGCTGCGCGAGGCCCGGCACGGGGAGACCGTGCTGGTCGCGGGCGCCAAGGCGGCCACCCAGACTCCGCCGATCCGCTCCGGCAAGCGGGTCGTCTTCTCCACCCTGGACGACGGCACAGGGCTGGTCGACCTCGCGTTCTTCGACGACTCGCACGACGCCTGCGCCCACACTGTCTTCCACTCCTGGCTGCTGCTGGTGCGCGGAGTGGTGCAGCGGCGCGGCCCGCGCAGCCTGAGCGTGGTCGGCTCCGCCGCCTGGAACCTCGCCGAACTGGTCGAGGTGCGGCACGCGGAGGGACTCGACGGGGTCGCGGCCCGGCTGGCCGGACCGTCCGGCACGGACGGCTCCCCGGCCGGGGACGACGGCGGTTCGCTCCGGGCCCGGCTCGCCGGCTGCGAGGGGCTGCCCGCGCCGGCCGGCTCCGCGGCCCGTGACCCGGTGGCGGACCGGACGATCCGCATGCCCACGGGGTACGAGATGCACCCCTGGGCCGATCTGCGGCCCGCCGGCCAGGACGCCGCGCAGGGGCCCGCGGCGATACGGAAGTTGTGGCACCAGAGTCCGGGGAGTGCGGGATGA